The nucleotide sequence TGCCCAGCCGCCTACGGAGTGCACCACGGTGGAACCTGCAAAGTCTATAAATCCTGCTTCTACCAAATAACCTTTATTATCCGGATCGAATAGGTTGGACCATGCCAAAGAACCGAAGATCGGATACACAAAAGCAGTAATCAATACGGAGAAGATCACGTAATCCACGAACTTGGTCCGTTCCGCCATAGCTCCCGAAACGATGGTCGCAGCAGTTCCTGCAAACACCAATTGGAATATGAAGAATGTGAACTTGCCCGGATCAGGTTTCCCGTCTACGACCAAAAGACTGTCGGCCAAAGATATGGAACCGAATCCGAAACCGCTAATCATCTGAGGTCCGAACATCATCGCAAATCCGATCAACCAAAACGCCAAAGAGCCCAAGGAGAAGTCCATGAAGTTCTTCATGAGAATATTCACCGTATTTTTGGCTCTTGTAAATCCAGCTTCCACCAAAGCGAAACCGGCCTGCATAAAAAATACCAGAAAGCCTGCTATACAGGTCCATAACCAGTTCGTTTCATCTCTTAAAGTTGCGACTGCGCTCAACGCAGATTCGGCGGTCACCGGGGCTGTATCGTCGGCCCAAATTCCGCTCGAGGCAACGGCGAGCGTAAGTAATACTAATATGCGCATATTTTTCCTAAATCTCCTATATATTTTTCAACACGATCCCTTGAACTTCGCTTTAAAAATTAAACCGCTTCTTTTCTTTGTTCCGAAACGACTAGATCTCCTGATTTTCTTTTTACTAATTCCTCCAGTTTTTTAAGGGAAATTTTTAGATACTCATTCGTAGGCGCACTCTTGATCCCTTGTTGCAGGACCTTGATCGCCTTAGGAGTTTCATTATCTTTCAAATAACATCTCGCCAGCCTTAAGCTGGATTTAGCGTACGTATGGTCGATAGCAAGAGAACGTTTTAACGCTCTCTTCGCTTCCGGGATATTTTCCAATTCATAATACGCTCTGCCTAAAAGATAATGAATGTGCTCGGATTCTTCTCCGCTCGTTTTGATATATTTCTCCAAGAACTGTACGCTCTTTTCGAAATTTCGATCTCTGTAATACATTTTTCCGAGAAGGACTAAACTATCTTTGAGAGATTCATCCATGGAGAAAACTTCCAAAGCTTTGTCGTAAGCCACCTGATCCTTTTTCGCTTTCGCGGCTGACTTTGCGAGAGAAAGCAGGGTCTTCGCTTTTCCAAGCTCGGGATTACATTGAAGTGCGAGCAAGGAAACGTCGTCCCCGTTTCTCACATCTCCCTTATATCTTTTGAATCTTCCGATCAAGGAACCGACTAGATCGGAAACATAGATCTTATCTCTTTGTTCTTCTATAGTGGATTTTTCCTGACGGATCCATTCTATAAAACGTTGGTTTCCTAACTCCTGGCGTTGTTCATTCTTCTGTTCCGTAATACCGTCCGTAGGTAAGAAGAGAATATCTCCAGGAAGGATCCTTCCGTGTTTTTCTTCAAAATTACTTCTTTCTACTTCGAAAATACCGAGAGGAACTCCTTGGGTATCCAGCTCCTCAATTCTTCCATGACCGTTATGGTAATGTAACATTTTTTGGTGAGCGGCATTCACGTAAGAATAAGTATAGTCGCTGTAAACCTTCAAAATGAAAGCGGTGAAATAAGTTCCATCCGGAAGCTGTGGCCGAATGGATTCACCCAACTCGGCCAAAGTTTCGGACAGTCCCATACCAAGGGAAGTACAACGTTGAAATTGGTAGTGGATGGACATGGTGACTAACGCGGCAGGAATACCATGGCCGGAAACATCCACTATGATCGCAGTGATGGAATTCCCTTGTCGAACCACATTAAAGTAGTCTCCGGAAACTTCCGTCATAGGCTCGTAATAAGTCCCGAAATGTAGACCGTTCCAAGGAGAGATCGTAGTCTCTACGATCTGGCTCTGGACGTTACGCCCCATTCTCATATCCCATTCCAATTGTTTCAGGATCTGAGCCTCTCTTTCATTCGCCTGGACCAAACCTTGGATCAGACGAACGCTTGTGATCGCAAGAGCGAGCTGAGAACCTAGAGCTTCTAAGATCTCCAAATCGTCTTCTCTATAGAAAAATTCCGTGTCGGATTCCACGGCAATCGTCCCGAGACAATCTTCTTTGTACATGATCGGAACACACATAACGGCTCGGGTAGTTTCTCCCTCGTCTATGTATTCCGCATGATGTGTTAAGTCCTGAATGAGCAAGGGCATCCGGGTCTTAAAAGTGAACCCAGAATAACCTTCATCCTGGCTCAGATCTCTGCGAGGCGGGATTGTCTCTTTTAAGAAGCGAGAAGGGACCAGAAGATTTCCCTTCCACATCCTGAGAGTGGTATTATCGCACTCGAAAATGTCCTTACAGAGGCTGATTACGATATCGTAAAGTTCCTCT is from Leptospira sp. WS58.C1 and encodes:
- a CDS encoding SpoIIE family protein phosphatase, whose translation is MIELKFGQRKVVNFRGARKVVGGLTEKNKIDILLYISKEFANADKEEELYDIVISLCKDIFECDNTTLRMWKGNLLVPSRFLKETIPPRRDLSQDEGYSGFTFKTRMPLLIQDLTHHAEYIDEGETTRAVMCVPIMYKEDCLGTIAVESDTEFFYREDDLEILEALGSQLALAITSVRLIQGLVQANEREAQILKQLEWDMRMGRNVQSQIVETTISPWNGLHFGTYYEPMTEVSGDYFNVVRQGNSITAIIVDVSGHGIPAALVTMSIHYQFQRCTSLGMGLSETLAELGESIRPQLPDGTYFTAFILKVYSDYTYSYVNAAHQKMLHYHNGHGRIEELDTQGVPLGIFEVERSNFEEKHGRILPGDILFLPTDGITEQKNEQRQELGNQRFIEWIRQEKSTIEEQRDKIYVSDLVGSLIGRFKRYKGDVRNGDDVSLLALQCNPELGKAKTLLSLAKSAAKAKKDQVAYDKALEVFSMDESLKDSLVLLGKMYYRDRNFEKSVQFLEKYIKTSGEESEHIHYLLGRAYYELENIPEAKRALKRSLAIDHTYAKSSLRLARCYLKDNETPKAIKVLQQGIKSAPTNEYLKISLKKLEELVKRKSGDLVVSEQRKEAV